The nucleotide window CCTGGCCCAGGCCGTGCGCCAGGTGCGCACCCTGTATGCCAACAACGGCAGTCTGTCGGCCCAGGTGACCCTGCGCGAGTCCGACATCACCAAGGCACAAACCGAAATCGCCCGCGCCACCGACGACCTGAACCGCCGCCAGTCTTTGGCAGGCAACGGTGCCGTGTCCAAAGAAGAACTGAACCACGCCAAGTCGCAACTGACCAGCGCCCAGAACGCACTGGCCGCCGCCCAGGCCGGTGTGGCAGCCGCACGTGAACAGCTCTCCAGCAACCAGTCCCTGACCGATGGCACCAACGTGGAAGGCCACCCCAGCGTGATGGCCGCCGCCGCCAAGGTGCGTGAGGCCTACCTGGCACTGCACCGCGCCGCCCTGCTCGCCCCGGTGGACGGCTACGTCGCCAAACGCACCGTGCAACTGGGCCAGCGCGTGGCCGCCGGTGCGCCGCTGATGTCCATCATCCCGCTGAACCAGCTGTGGGTGGATGCCAACTTCAAGGAAGTGCAACTGCGCAACATCCGCATTGGCCAGCCCGTCACACTGACGGCTGATCTGTACGGCAAAAAGATGGAATACAAGGGCACCGTAGCCGGCCTGGGTGCCGGTACCGGTGCAGCCTTTGCGTTGCTGCCCGCGCAAAACGCCACTGGCAACTGGATCAAGGTGGTGCAGCGCGTGCCGGTGCGTGTGGCGCTGGACGCCGAGCAACTGGCCCAGAACCCCTTGCGCGTGGGCCTCTCGATGGAAGCCACGGTGGATGTGACCGACCAGAGCGGCAAGTCTTTGGCCGATGCACCACGCAGCGCTTCCAGCGTGCAGACCGAGGTGTACTCGGTCGTTGAAACGAGCGCCAACAACGAAGTCAAGCGCGTGATTGCCGCCAACCTGGGGCGCAGCAGCAAGACACAAACCGCACAACACGCCCACGCCGCTGTCGCCACCACCGCACAGGCCCACTAAGCCGGAACCTGCATGAGCTCCCCCGCTAACACCCCCCTGGCGCCGCTGCAAGGCAGCGCCAGGCTGTGGGGCACGATTGCCCTGTCTGCCGCCACGTTCATGAACGTGCTGGACTCTTCCATTGCCAACGTCTCGCTGCCCGCCATCGCGGGTGACCTGGGCGTGAGCCCCAACCAGGGCACCTGGGTCATCACCAGCTTTGGTGTGGCCAACGCGATTGCCCTGCCGCTGACCGGCTGGCTATCCCAACGCTTTGGTCAGGTGCGCCTCTTCACCATGAGTGTGCTGCTGTTTGTGCTGACCTCGTGGTTGTGCGGACTTGCACCGAACATGGAATCGTTGATTGCCATGCGCGCTGCGCAGGGCCTGGTCGCCGGGCCCATGATGCCGCTGGCCCAGACACTGTTGCTGTCGAGTTATCCGCCCGCGCTGGCAGGGCTGGCCATGGCCATGTGGGCCATGACCACGCTGGTTGCCCCGGTGATGGGGCCCCTGTTGGGCGGCTGGATTACCGACCACATCCACTGGGGATGGATTTTCTTCATCAACATTCCCGTGGGGCTGCTGGCGGCGTTTGCCACCTGGACCATCTACAAAAAACGGGAAACCGCCACACGCAAGCTCCCGATTGACACCATGGGGCTGTCACTGCTGGTGATTGCGGTAGGGGCGCTGCAGATGATGCTGGACCGTGGCCGCGAGCTGGACTGGTTCCATTCCGCTGAAATCATCACGCTCACTATCACGTCCGTGATTGCCTTTGGGTTCTTCATCATCTGGGAGCTGACCGATGAACACCCGGTGGTGGATTTGAAGCTGCTCAAAATGCGCAATTTCTGGACCGGTACCGTGGCCATGTCTGTGGCCTACAGCCTGTTCATGGGCAACATCGTGCTGTTGCCCCTGTGGTTGCAGCAGTACATGGGCTACACCTCCACCCAGGCCGGCATGATGATGGCGCCGGTGGGCATCTTCGCGATCATTCTCTCGCCCTGGGTGGGCAAGAACGTCAGCCGCTTTGATCCGCGCATGCTCACCAGCTTTGCCTTTGTGGTGTTCGCCTTGGTGCTGTTCATGCGCTCGCACTTCAATACGCTGGCGGACTTTGACACCATCATGATCCCCACCGTCGTGCAGGGTGTGGCCGTGGCCTTCTTCTTCATCCCGTTGACCACCATCACGCTGGGTGGCTTGCCGCCCGAGAAGATCCCTTCGGCCTCAGGCCTGTCCAGTTTCGCCCGCATCGTGGGTGGATCGTTTGGCACCTCGATTGCGATCACGGTCTGGCAAAACCGCATCGCGTTGCACCATGCCCAACTGTCAGAGCTGGTGAACCGCGGCAGCAGTGCGGCCAACGGAGCCTTGGCCGGGTTCGATGCGGCAGGCATGTCACAAGAGCAGGCACTGAGCCAGATCAACCGCATGGTCGACCAGCAGGCTGCGATGCTGGCGGTCAACGACGTGTTCTACGCCTCGGCCATCATCTTCCTGATGCTGATCCCGCTGGTCTGGCTGTCGCGCCCCAAACGCATGGGTGGTGCCGGCGCGGCCGGTGCAGCAGACGCCGCTGCGGGCGCCCACTAGAAAAGGAAGCGATTACCTGGAGCGAATGCTGCCCACCAGCGCATTCGCCGGGTAGTAACGCAGAAAAGCCTTCCACACCGCACCAGACTTGCTGGAGCGCTCCAGCGCTTCACGCAGGCTGTTGGTGTCGGCCTCGTTCAGGTGCTTGGAGATGTAGGCCCCGCTGTCGCCCCAAGGCAATTCTTCAATGGCCTCATAACGCAGACGGGGCACCAGGCCCGCCACCTTGGGCTCCCCCTGCAATGCCCCCAGCAGAATGTTGGGCGCCATGATGGTGAGGTCCACCGCGCCGCTTTGCATGAGGCGAGCGACCGACGCGGCGTCCACTTCCTGCACCAGGCGGCCCTGCTCGGCCAGCTCACGCACCAGCAACTGGTAACCCGGGCCGAAATCAAAACCGCGCACCACGCCCACCCGGATATCGCGTCGGGTCAGCAAATCCTGCGCCGTCTTGACCGCAGGACGCTCCGACGCCACGGTAATCAGCGTGGCACGGCTGTAGATCAAGGGAACAAACAGGCCTTGCTCATCACGCAAAGGCGAGCGTGAAGCAGGTATCAGCAGGTCTGCACGGCCGGATTCAAACAACACGTCGAGCCGGGCACGTGGCACCACAGAAAACTCGAAAGTGCAGCCCTCTTTGGTGCTCATGCTGCGCAAAATTTCCGGGTACACCCCGCTCACCGTGTTGTCAGGTGCAACAAACACACTCAGACCAATCGGTGCGATGGGTACGTTGATCGTGCGTGAACAACTGGCCGCTGCCAACCCAGGCAGCGCCAATAACGATCCTAGAACCAGCAGCCTGCGGCAGGCGCTGTATGCGGTGTTGGTGTACATGTCGAATCTCGTCCCTTTGCAGCTTATAAGATCGCCGCTTTGTGCACCATTCTAGGGACGGGCGAGACGCCCAACACGCGAAAAAGCCCTAGAAAGGCAGTCCTACGTAATTTTCCGCCATCACGGTGCGGGCCGCTTCCGAGTGCACCAGGTAATCCAGCTCGGCCTGTTGCAGCTTGGCGCCGATGGCGCCCTGATCCGGGAAAAGGTGGGTCAACGAGGTGAACCACCAGCTAAAGCGCTCGGCTTTCCAGACACGGCGCAGGCAGGTGTCGGAATAGTGGCGGATGCCCGCCTCGCTCTTCTCGATGTAATGCTCGATCAGCGCCCGCGACAGATAACGCACGTCGGATGCCGCCAGATTCAGGCCCTTGGCACCCGTCGGCGGCACGATGTGGGCTGCGTCCCCTGCCAAAAAGAGTTGCCCAAAACGCATGGGTTCGGCCACAAAGCTCCGTAGCGGCGCAATGCTCTTTTCGATCGAGGGGCCTGTCACCAGGGCCTCGGCCGTGGCCGGGTCCAAACGGCGGCGCAGCTCGTCCCAAAACGCATCGTCACTCCACTGCTCCACCTTGTCCTCCAATGAACACTGCACGTAGTAACGCGTACGTGTGGGGGAACGCATGGAGCACAGTGCAAAACCGCGCGCATGGTTGGAATAAATCAGCTCTTCCGCCACCGGCGGCGTGTCGGCCAGAATGCCCAGCCAGCCGAACGGATAGATCTTCTCGTACAGCGACAGCGCACTGGCCGGCACACTCGCGCGGCTCACGCCGTGGTAGCCATCACAGCCGGCAATGAAATCGCAGTGCAACACCTGTGACTCGCCATTGGCCGTGTAGCTGACCCAGGGCTTGGTGGTGTCAAAGTCGTGCAACTCCACCTTGTCCGCGTGGTACACGGTGGTCAGGCCCGCGGCCTTGCGCGCATCCATCAGGTCGTGGGTGACTTCGGTCTGGCCATACACCACCACGTGTTTACCACCGGTGGGGCCACTCAAGTCAATACGGTGGCGGCCGCCGTTGAAGCACAGCTCAAAACCGTCGTGCGCCATGCCCTCACGGTGCATGCGTGCGCCAACACCGGCCTCGTCCAGCAGATCGGCCGTGGTCTGCTCGATCACACCGGCGCGAATGCGGGCCAGCACATAGTCGCCGTCCTGGCGCTCCAGAATCACGTTGTCAATGCCCGCCTTGTGCAGCAACTGGCCGAGCAATAGCCCTGCGGGGCCTGCACCGATGATGGCAACTTGCGTACGCATGTCCTGACTCCTCGTTGGTATTCAATCGCCAGAGCGTAGATGCACTGGGCCTTTCATGAAAGCGGAAAACCCATCTATTGCGCGATAATCAGATGATGCGCGCGATAATCGCACAATACTTCTCCCGCACCACCCATGCCACCCCCACCCTCCCCTGACAAGCTCCAAAGCGAGCCGAGCATCCAGAAAGCCGATTTCATCGAAGGCATGGCCAAAGGCATGGCGGTGCTGGAGAGTTTTGACACCGAACGCCAGCGGCTCAATGCCACCCAAGCCGCAGAGCGGGCCAACATCACCCGGGCTGCGGCACGACGCCACTTGCTGACCCTCGCGCACCTGGGCTACCTGGAAAGTGACGGCCATGCGTTCTGGCTGTCGGCCAAGGTGCTGCGGTTTTCCGGCAGCTACCTGGCTTCCGCCCGTTTGCCCCGCATCGTCCAGGCCACGCTCAACCGCCTGGCCGCGCAAACACTGTCGTCCTATTCGGTGGTGGTACGCGATGAAGCCGAGGTGGTGATCGTTGCACGCAGCGCCACCTACAGCGGCGCCGAACGCATGCTGGCCTATGGCCTGCATCTGGGCGCCCGGCTGCCCGCGCATGCCACCTCCACCGGGCGTGTACTGTTGGCCGCGCTGCAGACACCCGCGTTCAATGCTTGGCTCAAGGTGCGGGGCCCGGATGGTGAACTTGGCAAACGCGCACTAGCGCGTCTGACACCATTGACAGTGACCGACCACAAAGCATTCAAATCGGTGATCACCCAAGTGCGTGCGCAAGACTATTGCCTGGCCAGTGAAGAGCATGAGTTAGGCGTGCATGCGCTGGCTGTTCCGCTGCGGGATATGCAGGGGCGCACGTTGGCGGCTCTCAATGTGGTGGCTACGCCGCGTACCCGCTCGCCTGGGGATTTCTTGCGTCAGCAGTTGCCTGTGTTGCAGGATGCGGCGCGGGAATTGCGGGGGATACTTTAGAGTTCTCTCCTTTCACGGGGGTGTTCGTCTTTGCTTAGTATTTCTTCTTGCTTGGAATGTCGGGATGTGCGCCCGACAGCGCAGTAACTTTCTTTTGCTTCGCCAAAAGAAAGTCACCAAAGAAAAGGCGAGCCGGATGCGTCGGCCCTTCGGGCACGCTGCGTTGCTCGGCCTGGGCGGGGTCTGGCTCGAACTCGCCTTCGGCTCAAACAATCGCCAGCCCTGATCCGCCCAGCCCTGCGCTACTCGCCTCCGCATAACGGCGTGGAGTCCGAATTCAAAGTCCAAACAGCCGAACAACCGAAACCGAACTTCGTCCGCGCTACGCGCGGACGGGCCGAGCGCAGCGATGGCCCGTAAGTCGCCCCAATCCCTTCTGTATGCGCCGAGGAGCGCAGGGGTCAGTGGATCAGGGCTGGCGATTGTCTGAGCGAAGCGAGTTCGAGCCAGACCCCACTGAACCCGAGCACCGCAGGTTGCCCCGTAGCGAAGCGTAGGGGTCGCAGACAGTAGGGTCGCCTTTTCTTTGCTTACTTTCTTTTGGCGAAGCAAAAGAAAGTGAGTGCGCTGTCGGGCGCACATCCCGACACGCCACAAAAGCAAACACCTCAGAAAAATGAAGAGGATAGAAACAAAAAGGCCAGAGCCCCCGCACCAACGTAGCAGGTTCTCCAGCCTCAGTGGCAGTAAACCGCGTATCAGCCAGCGTTAAGTTGCTGCTCCAACTTGTGCAGCACTTCGTAGCAATTCAAAACACGCGCCACACTGGAGTTAGGCTCACGACCTTCACGAATCGCAGCAAAGAACTCCCGATCCTGCAGCTCGATGCCGTTCATGGACACGTCCACCTTGCTCACATCGATCTTGTCTTCCTTGCCGTTGAACAGGTCGTCATAACGCGCGATGTAAGTCGCCGTGTCGCCGATGTAACGGAAGAAAGTGCCCAGTGGGCCATCGTTGTTGAAGCTGAGCGACAGCGTGCAGATGGCACCGTTGGCCGCCTTGAGCTGGATGCTCATGTCCATGGCAATGCCAAGCACCGGGTGGATAGGGCCCTGGATGGCGTTGGCCTGCACGATGGGGCTGTTGGCCTGGTAGGCAAACAGGTCCACGGTGTGGGCAGCGTGGTGCCACAGCAGGTGGTCGGTCCAGCTACGCGCCTGGCCCAGTGCATTGGTGTTGGTGCGGCGGAAGAAGTAAGTTTGCACATCCATCTGCTGGATGTTGAACTTGCCTGCCGCAATCTGCTGGTGCACATACTGGTGGCTGGGGTTGAAGCGGCGGGTATGGCCACACATGGCGACCAGGCCGGTTTGCTTCTGCAGGGCCACAACATCCTGCGCACCTTGGAGGTTGTCCGCCAACGGAATTTCCACTTGCACGTGTTTACCGGCCTTCAGGCAGGCGATGGTCTGCTCGGCGTGCATCTGCGTGGGGGTGCACAAAATCACTGCGTCCACTTCGGGCAAAGCCAGACTGTCGCCCAGCTCGGTGGTGACATGGCCAATGCCGTATTTGACGGCCACTTCCCTGGTTTTCTCCAGATCGCGGCTGATGAGGGACACGACTTCGACGCCATCGATGTTCTTGATGCCGTCCAGGTGTTTGATGCCGAATGCACCGGCGCCAGCCAGTGCGACTTTGATGGTCTTGCTCATAATCTCTCCTTGTTATCCGTTCACCCAGAGCTTGTCGAAGGGCTTCGACAGGCTCAGCCCGAACGGTGTGTTTATTGGTTTTCCAGAATCAGATGACCCACCGCCGTGTTGCTGGCGGGCACATGGTAGAAGCGGTGCTTGACGGTGGGCTTGGGGCCGCCGGCCACATCGGCCATGGCACCCCGTGCGATCAGCCACATCACCAGCTCGATGCCTTCGCTACCCGCTTCACGCACATAGTCGATGTGCGGCGTGGCGGCGCAGGCCTCAGGGTCGGCAATCATCTGGTCCAGCCAGGCGTTGTCCCACTCGCGGTTGATCAAGCCAGCGCGTGCGCCCTGCAACTGGTGGCTCATGCCGCCCGTGCCCCAGATCTGCACATTCAGGTTTTCGTCGTAACTCTCCACAGCTTTGCGGATCGCCTTGCCGAGGTTGAAACAACGCTGTCCGCTGGGCACGGGGTACTGCACCACATTCACGGCAAACGGAATCACCGGGCAGGGCCATGCGTCTTTCACCGGGTCTTTCTGGCCGCACATCAGCGAGAGCGGCACCGTCAGGCCGTGGTCCACATCCATCTTGTTCACGATAGTGAGGTCAAAGTCCTGCTGAATGACGGAGTGGGCGATGTGCGCAGCCAGGTCCGGGTGGCCTTGTACCTTGGGCACAGGGCGTGGGCCAAAGCCTTCGTCAGCGGGGATGTATTCGGCGGCCGTGCCAATGGCAAAGGTGGGGATCATGTCCAGGCTGAAGGCCGTGGCGTGGTCGTTGAAGACCAGAATGATCACGTCGGGCTTGTTGTCCTTCAGCCACTGTTTGGAATAGTCGTAGCCCGCGAACAGCGGTTTCCAATAGTCTTCCTGGGTCTTGCCCAGGTCCATGGCCGCGCCGATGGCGGGCACGTGCGAGGTAAATACGGAGGCGGTAATTTTGGCCATAAGGTTCAGGCTTTCTTGGCGTCAACAGTGGAATGTCGGCCTTGGGGTTGATTCTGTGGCTGGGCGGTACCGTCTTCACCGAGTTTGCGATTGCCTTCCACCGAACGGCCACCACCGATCATCATGTTGCGGTATTCCTCTTCGGTCATGCCGGTCATGCTGCCCGCCATCTGCTGGAAGCTGCGGCCATGGGTGGCGCCGATTTTGGCGAGGAAATAAATGTTTCCGCCCAGGCTGATGGCGCGGTTCAGGTCCATGTCCAGCACGGACTGCTTCTGCTCCTCAGACATGGCCCACTCGTCCAGATAGGCACGCTGGTTGGCCTTGAAACGCTCGCGGTTGTCCGCCTTCATGAGCGACATGCAGAACTGGTTGAGCCAGTAACCTTTGCGGCTCTGCTCCGCATCAAAAATCGTGGTGCCAGGAATGTCCTGGTAGGGTTTATCGAGTGACATATCAGTCTTTCCAGTACAGGCGATTGGGGTTGTCCACCAGCAGCTTGCGCTGCAGCTCCGGTGTCACCGCAATATGCGGAATAAAGTCCACCAGCAGGCCGTCGTCGGGCATGTGGTCCTTGAGGTTGGGGTGCGGCCAGTCGGTGCCCCACAACACACGGTCGGGGAACTGCTCGACGATGCGGCGGGCAAACGGGATCACATCGCGGTAGGCATTCTGCTCACCGTTCAGCGCCTTCGGGCCGGTAACCGACAGACGCTCGGGGCAACTCACCTTGCTCCACACATTGGTGTGTTCGCGCATGAACTTTTCAAACAGCGCGAACTGCGGGCCATCCACCGGCAGCGACACATCGGGGCGGCCCATGTGGTCCACCACCACGGTGGTCGGCAGCGCAGTGAAGAAGTCCCACAGCTCGGGCAGGTCCACCGCTTCAAAGTAGATCACCACATGCCAGCCAAACTTGGCAATGCGACCGGCAATTTCCAGCAATTCATCTTTGGGCGTGAAGTCCACCAGGCGTTTGACAAAGTTGAAGCGCACGCCGCGCACGCCAGCGTCGTGCATGGCTTGCAGCTCTTCATCTGTCACGCTGCGTTTGACCGTGGCCACGCCACGCGCTTTGCCGTTGCTGTGCACGAGCGCATCGACCATGGCGCGGTTGTCGGCGCCGTGGCAGGTGGCCTGCACGATCACGTTTTTCTCAAAACCCAGATGGTCGCGCAGGGCAAAGAGTTGCGTTTTGGAGGCGTCACAGGGCGTGTACTTGCGCTCGGGCGCATAGGGAAACTCTGCACCGGGGCCAAACACGTGGCAATGGGCATCGACCGCGCCTGCGGGCAGCTTGAAAGTGGGCTTGGCCGGGCCGGTGTACCAGTCCATCCAGCCTGCGGTTTTGGTGAAATCACCCGAAGTAGGTTTGCTCATGGTGGCCTCAGTCGATGTATTTGAGACCAGCGGCCGCCAGCGGCTCGCGCATCTTGTACATGTCCAGCCCCAGCACGCCGGCAGCGAGCTTGGCACGTTTTTCGCCTTCAAAGCTCTCGCGCTTCTGCGCAGCTTCCAGCGTGGCGGCGGCGCGTGCGGCGGGTACACACACCACACCATCATCGTCCGCCACGATCACGTCACCGGGCGTGACCAGCATGCCTGCACAGACGATGGGAATGTTCACCGAGCCCAGCGTGGCCTTGATCGTGCCCTTGCTGCTGATGGCCTTGCTCCACACAGGAAAGCCCATGCGCTGCAGCTCTTTCACATCGCGCACACCGGCGTCGATGATCAACGCGCGTGCGCCACGGGCTTGGAAGGACGTGGCTAACAGGTCACCAAAGAAGCCATCGGTGCATTCGGCAGTGACGGTAGCCACCACGATGTCACCAGGCTGGATCTGCTCGGCGGCCACGTGCATCATCCAGTTGTCGCCGGGCTGCAGCAGCACGGTGACTGCTGTACCAGACACTTGCTGGCCGCTGTAGATGGGGCGCATATAGGGCTTGAGCAGGCCCACGCGGCCCATGGCCTCGTGCACGGTGGCGGAGCCGAGGGCGGCCAGGCCGTCTGCGGCTGCGCGGTCTGCGCGCGTGATGTTTTTGTAGACAACGCCTAGTTCGTACATATTCAACTCTCCTTGATATTTCTGACTGTATGTTCCGCGGCCCGCTCTAAACGCGCTCGCGAGGACAGGAGTGGGTGTGCGTTTTGCGGAGGTAAAGGAGGAGCCCGCAAAGCGGGCGGGGGACACGCAGCAAAACGTGCACCCACTCCTGTCTCACCATCGCAGCAACCTACCTGCCCTTTGCTTTCAGGCGCGTATCCAGGCGCGAGAAGACACGGCGTGTATTGCCTTCATAGATCTGCTGCTTCTCTGCAGCGCTCAGGATCGTGGAGGCTTCGATGTAACGCTTGGTGTCGTCGTAGTAGTTACCGGTGGTCGGGTCAATGCCGCGCACAGCACCAATCATTTCAGAGGCGAACAACACGTTCTTGACGGGGATCACCGTGTTGAGCAAATCAATGCCTGGCTGGTGGTACACACAAGTGTCAAAGTAGATGTTGTTGAGCACATGCTCGGTCAACAAAGGCTTTTTCATCTCCTGTGCCAATCCGCGGAAACGGCCCCAGTGGTAGGGCACGGCACCGCCGCCGTGGGGAATCAGGAACTTCAGTGTGGGGAAGTCCTTGAACAGGTCACCCTGGATGCACTGCATGAAGGCCGTGGTGTCCGCGTTCAGGTAATGCGCGCCGGTGGTGTGGAAACACGCGTTGCAACTGGTGCTCACGTGGATCATGGCCGGCAGGTCGTACTCCACCATCTTTTCGTAAATGGGGTACCAATGTTTGTCGGTCAGCGGGGGGCTGTTCCAATGGCCACCGGATGGGTCGGGGTTGAGGTTGATACCCACCGCACCGTATTCCTTAACGCACTTTTCCAGCTCGGGAATGCAGGTGGCCGGGTCGACACCGGGCGATTGCGGCAGCATGGCCACAGGAACAAAGCTGTCCGGGAACAGCTCGCTGACGCGGAAACAGAGTTCGTTGCAGATCGCTGCCCAAGTGGACGACACATTGAAGTCGCCAATGTGGTGGGCCATGAAACTGGCGCGTGGCGAGAACAACGTGAGGTCCGAACCACGCTCATTCATCAGCTTGAGCTGGTTGGTTTCAATCGACTCGCGCAACTCGTCGTCGCTGATCTTGAGGTCTGCCACCTTGGGGCCCAGTTCGGGCGTGTTGAGGTTGGCAATCTGTGCGTTGCGCCAATTTTCCAGCGCCTTGGGCGCCGTGGTGTAGTGGCCGTGGCAGTCGATGATCATCAGTGTCTCTCCTTGTTTGTATTTGTAGTAGGTGGCCTGTGGGCTCAGGCGGGTTCCATGCCCTGCCGTCGCTTGGCCTCTGCGGCATCGTTGGATGCCATGAAGGCCAGCAACGCCCGCCCGGCGGGCAACTGGCTGGAGCTGCTGCACAGCCCCGCTGAAAACGTGGTGGTGATCTGGATGGCGGGTGGCAACGGGCCCACCACGTCGATGCCTTGCAGGTGAATGAGTTCGCTGAGCTGCTGAAAACCCAGCGCCACCTGCCCTTGCGCCACCAGGCTGCCCACTGGCACACCGGGGGGCGCTTGCACCATGCGCTCGCGGATGGTGTCGGCAATGCCCCAGCGCTCAAACAGCTTGGCCAGCGCCACGCCGCTGGGGCCGGTGGAATAGCTGACGCTGGGCGCTGCCAGCACGGCCTGGCGCACCGCCTCTTCGCTCGAAATATCGGGGGCGGTGGTGCCCGCGCGTACGGCGACGGCTACACCGGAGAGGGCCAGGTCGACCTTGCTCTGCGCGTCGATATGCCCTGCGGCGATCAACTTGTCGATCGCGTCCGAAGCCAGAAAAACCATGTCAAACGCCTCTCCGGCCTGTACGCGTTTGGCCGCATCCACACCACCGACCGACTCAATGGCCACGCCCTGCCCCGTGCGCTGTGTATAGGCCTGCGTCAGCTCGGCCAGCAACTGGCGGGTGGCCATAGACGAAATACCTTGAAGCATGCTTTGCATGGTCGGTATTCTGGTCGCGCGGGTGGTATTTGATAAGTCAACGATGGCACTAGCAGCTATCACATATTGGCATAATCGGAGCGCAGCTATTCGCTGTTCTCACTTTCGGATGTAGACCACCACGATGGACCTCAAACAGCTGGAATACTTTGTACGCGTAGCCGAAATGGGCAGTTTCACGCGCGCGTCCATCGCGCTGGACGTGGCCCAACCGGCCCTGAGCCGCCAGATTCGCCTGCTGGAAGTGGAGCTGCGGCAAAACCTGCTGACCCGCAATGGCCGTGGCGCCGTGCCCACCGAGGCTGGCAAACTGCTGCTGGAACACGGCCGCGGCATCCTGCACCAGGTGGAGCTCACGCGTGAAGAGCTGGGTGCGGCGCGTGGCGCACTGGCGGGCCGGGTGTCCATTGGCCTGCCGCCCAGCCTGTCCAAGGTCATCACCGTGCCGCTGGTGAAGACTTTCCGCGAACAGATGCCCAAGGCCCAGCTCACGCTGACCGAGGGCTTCTCGGTGCAGATGCACGAAGGCCTGCGCGTGGGTAACCTGGACATGGCGGTGCTTTACAACCCCGAGCAGTCGGCCGATCTGGAAATGTCCACGCTGGACGAAGACGAGTTGTCGCTGATCTCTCCCAACCCGCTGGTGGGCCTGGCGTCCAAGGGCAAACGCACCGGCCGCGCCACCACCGCCATCAGCCTGGCCGAGGTGGCCGAACTGCCGCTGATCCTGCCCAGCCGGCCCAACGCCTTCCGCATCCTGCTGGAGGGCGAGATGATGACGATTGGCCGGCGCCCCAACGTGATGATGGAGGTGGACGGCCTCAACGCCATCCTGAATCTGGTGAAAGAAGGCATGGGCCACGCCGTGCTGCCCAGCTACACACTGAGCAACTTTGACAACCCCGACCCGTTCAGCGTGCAGTCCATCCACAGCCCGCGCATCATGAGCCAACTGATGCTGGTGTGGTCAGCGCGGCGACCTATCACCCAGACACAGAAAAAGGCCATGGAAGTGGTGACGCAGGTGGTGCTCAAGGCGATTGAGCGCTGAGGGTTGCGCCACACACTCGCGTCCGCCTCGTATTCCCCTCCGTTCGCCCTCCCTTCCGTTCGGGCTGAGCCTGTCGAAGCCTTCAATAGGTTCTTGACTGGCAAATGCGGCTTCGACAAGCTCAGCCCGAACGGGGAGATTTGCGCAGTCTTGTCTCAGGCCGTTTTTGCATAGCTGGTATCGCGTTATTCAACTTGCTGCGGCCCTGCCGAAACCCGCACACTGCGAGGCAATACTTACAACAGCCATCCAGGAGAC belongs to Rhodoferax saidenbachensis and includes:
- a CDS encoding LysR substrate-binding domain-containing protein; translated protein: MDLKQLEYFVRVAEMGSFTRASIALDVAQPALSRQIRLLEVELRQNLLTRNGRGAVPTEAGKLLLEHGRGILHQVELTREELGAARGALAGRVSIGLPPSLSKVITVPLVKTFREQMPKAQLTLTEGFSVQMHEGLRVGNLDMAVLYNPEQSADLEMSTLDEDELSLISPNPLVGLASKGKRTGRATTAISLAEVAELPLILPSRPNAFRILLEGEMMTIGRRPNVMMEVDGLNAILNLVKEGMGHAVLPSYTLSNFDNPDPFSVQSIHSPRIMSQLMLVWSARRPITQTQKKAMEVVTQVVLKAIER